GGGGCAGCATTAAAATTGCCCAGATACGCGCATTGCAGAAGGAAGCAGCCCTTTTCCCTTTTGAAGGACGGCGACGCGTTTATATCTTGTGCAATTTTCAGCACGCGACGTTGGAAGCAGCCAATTGCCTGTTGAAGACGCTTGAGGAACCCCCTTCTAGTGTGCTCTTTATTTTGACTGCGGACAAGGTGGAGGGGTTGTTACCGACGATTGTCTCGCGTTGTCAGGTATTAAAACTGCGCCCGCTCGCGGCTGAGCAGGTGGAACGAGCTTTGAAGACGTATTGGGGCACTGAGCCGAGCCAGGCTAGAAAGTTGGCCAGGTTGTCAGGAGGGCGAATGGGCTGGGCTATCGAAGCCAGTAGCAATGATGCACTGTTGCTTAACCGCAAAAAGTATCTCATAGCGCTCGAACAAGCCCTTGGCCAGGGGCGGACAGAGCGAATGAAGCTAGCTCAGCAACTCAGTCAATCCCCTGAAGTTTTGCCGGAACTCTTGGGCTTGTGGCAAAATTGGTGGCGCGATCTTTTGTTAGCAAAAAGCGGGAATGTTCACGCGATGACCGATCTTGAGCGCGAGCCAACCGTTTTGGATGAAGTGCAGCAGTATACGCTGAACGAGATATGGGCCTGCTTGCGTGCAATCGAGCATGCGGCTGAGCAGATTGAGCAAAACGTAAACCCATGCCTCGCTCTGGAAGTCCTGCTGCTGTCACTGCCGCAGCGTAATGATAGCAAGAGTGAAATCAGGTAATCGTTGAAGACAAGTAGGATGTGATGATGCAATGCCACTGGTAGTCGGTGTTCGGTTCAAACCAGCAACGAAAATTTATTACTTCGATCCGGCGGGTTTGGATTTACACAAAGGTGACTATGTTGTGGTGGAGACGGCACGGGCGCGCGAATTAGGGCTCGTGATCATCCCACCAAAGGAAGTCCCGCAAGAGGAAATTGTTGGACAGCTCAAGCCGGTCATACGCAAGGCCACCGCTTTAGACCTGGTTAACGCACAACACTATGCTAGCCAAGAAGAACTGGCTTTGCA
The Chloroflexota bacterium DNA segment above includes these coding regions:
- the holB gene encoding DNA polymerase III subunit delta'; this translates as MVIGHEWAVELLKRSLALNHLAHAYLFVGPPRIGKTTLALFLARAVNCLNEGNRPCGICTACQAISRGVHPDVQVIDEEGGSIKIAQIRALQKEAALFPFEGRRRVYILCNFQHATLEAANCLLKTLEEPPSSVLFILTADKVEGLLPTIVSRCQVLKLRPLAAEQVERALKTYWGTEPSQARKLARLSGGRMGWAIEASSNDALLLNRKKYLIALEQALGQGRTERMKLAQQLSQSPEVLPELLGLWQNWWRDLLLAKSGNVHAMTDLEREPTVLDEVQQYTLNEIWACLRAIEHAAEQIEQNVNPCLALEVLLLSLPQRNDSKSEIR